One part of the Streptomyces nigra genome encodes these proteins:
- a CDS encoding L,D-transpeptidase codes for MTTPDMTARRTVGACAALAIGALTLTACSGGGTDAGSSDGKGGKGSSTTSAAKIVISAKDGSSGASINTTGVRVDGGRLTAVRMKDAKTGQEVPGSLSSDGSDWHPGKQLERGTKYEIAATAKDADGRSTTADSTFTTVSAANSFIGTYTPDGGTTVGVGMPVSFSFDKAISDRKAVQSHITVTSSSGQKVVGHWFGQKRLDFRPEDYWKTGSKVTMKIDLDGVEGADGVVGVQKKTVTFTIGRSQVSTVDVNTQTMTVVRDGATIKSVPISAGSSEFSTYNGQMVISEKSKQLHMDSRTVNLADAYDIKDVPHAMRLTQSGTYIHGNYWYNQGNPPFGRQGTSHGCVGLRDVKGGQGDTPSKWFYDNSMLGDVVVVKNSPDKSVKPDNGLNGWNMPWSEWTAGSAA; via the coding sequence GTGACAACGCCGGACATGACAGCGCGCCGCACAGTGGGGGCCTGTGCCGCCCTGGCGATCGGCGCCCTGACCCTCACCGCCTGCAGTGGTGGCGGCACCGACGCCGGGAGCAGTGACGGCAAGGGGGGCAAGGGGTCGTCCACGACGTCCGCGGCGAAGATCGTGATCTCGGCGAAGGACGGTTCCTCGGGGGCGTCCATCAACACGACGGGCGTACGGGTCGACGGCGGCAGGCTGACGGCCGTACGGATGAAGGACGCGAAGACCGGGCAGGAGGTGCCGGGCTCGCTGTCCTCGGACGGGTCCGACTGGCACCCCGGGAAGCAGCTCGAGCGCGGCACGAAGTACGAGATAGCGGCCACCGCGAAGGACGCGGACGGCCGGAGCACGACCGCCGACTCGACGTTCACCACGGTCAGCGCGGCGAACAGCTTCATCGGCACCTACACCCCCGACGGCGGGACCACGGTGGGCGTCGGGATGCCGGTGTCGTTCTCGTTCGACAAGGCGATCAGCGACCGCAAGGCGGTGCAGTCGCACATCACCGTCACCTCCAGCAGCGGGCAGAAGGTGGTCGGGCACTGGTTCGGCCAGAAGCGTCTGGACTTCCGGCCCGAGGACTACTGGAAGACCGGTTCCAAGGTCACGATGAAGATCGACCTGGACGGGGTCGAGGGTGCCGACGGGGTCGTCGGCGTGCAGAAGAAGACGGTGACCTTCACGATCGGCCGCTCCCAGGTGTCGACGGTCGACGTGAACACCCAGACCATGACGGTCGTCCGGGACGGCGCCACGATCAAGTCGGTGCCGATCTCGGCGGGCAGCTCGGAGTTCTCCACCTACAACGGGCAGATGGTGATCTCCGAGAAGTCCAAGCAGCTCCACATGGACAGCCGGACGGTCAATCTGGCGGACGCGTACGACATCAAGGACGTGCCGCACGCGATGCGGCTGACGCAGTCGGGCACGTACATCCACGGCAACTACTGGTACAACCAGGGCAATCCGCCGTTCGGCCGTCAGGGCACCAGCCATGGCTGCGTGGGCCTGCGGGATGTGAAGGGCGGCCAGGGGGACACGCCGTCGAAGTGGTTCTACGACAACTCGATGCTCGGGGACGTCGTGGTCGTCAAGAACTCCCCCGACAAGAGCGTGAAGCCGGACAACGGCCTCAACGGCTGGAACATGCCGTGGAGCGAGTGGACCGCGGGCAGCGCCGCCTGA
- a CDS encoding DUF6227 family protein, with product MSVPYETTAYEPPESPESPEEHLARLLGRALNSFELPDETIRRLDCALAHDSSLHSAHHSAGLHRETYRHTWLLADGSALTLWELVHNTARDRAPQHEVYVDEEELRAATERLPLPPDAPDFELPVTVQLSPMVAPRHAYVPDNSVDHARRLLRRAENADRPGRETAALLATACGHRITQAFGRPWRSARAGLCFSLYEHAFLLRDGAEVSLWEVEHTATPDGRHMCEVYVSEDAARAAMERRATQVS from the coding sequence TTGAGCGTTCCGTACGAGACCACAGCGTACGAACCACCCGAGTCGCCGGAGTCTCCGGAGGAGCACCTCGCGCGGCTCCTCGGCCGTGCCCTGAACTCGTTCGAGCTGCCCGACGAGACCATACGGCGGCTGGACTGCGCGCTCGCGCACGACAGTTCGCTGCACTCCGCGCACCACAGTGCGGGGCTGCACCGTGAGACGTACCGGCACACCTGGCTGCTCGCCGACGGTTCGGCGCTCACCTTGTGGGAGCTGGTGCACAACACGGCACGGGACCGTGCCCCGCAGCATGAGGTGTATGTCGACGAGGAGGAGCTGCGTGCCGCGACCGAGCGGCTTCCGCTGCCTCCGGACGCTCCCGACTTCGAGCTGCCGGTGACGGTGCAGCTGTCGCCGATGGTGGCGCCCCGGCACGCGTATGTGCCGGACAACTCGGTGGATCATGCGCGGCGGTTGCTGCGCCGCGCGGAGAACGCGGACCGGCCGGGGCGTGAGACGGCCGCCCTGCTGGCCACGGCGTGCGGGCACCGGATCACCCAGGCGTTCGGGCGTCCTTGGCGGTCGGCGCGTGCGGGCCTGTGCTTCTCGCTCTACGAGCACGCGTTCCTGCTGCGGGACGGGGCGGAGGTGTCGCTGTGGGAGGTCGAGCACACGGCGACGCCGGACGGGCGGCACATGTGCGAGGTGTACGTCAGCGAGGACGCGGCGCGGGCCGCGATGGAGCGGCGGGCGACGCAGGTCTCCTGA
- a CDS encoding PTS fructose transporter subunit IIABC, translating into MSDMITADLVDLDLTADTKEAAARALAERMVALGRVTDLDGLLADIAAREAQMPTGLDGGIGIPHCRSAHVTEPTLAFGRSTNGIDFGAPDGPADLIFLIAAPAGADEAHLTILSALARQLMDSTFTGALRAARDAESAAALIGGEQAPGEGRDAEGSTADAPRPFRIVAVTSCPTGIAHTYMAAESLENAGRDAGVELVVETQGSAGFTRLDPAVIAAADGVILAHDVAVREKDRFAGKPTVDVGVKAGINRPAELIAEVREKAARGEVTRAARPGTPVERAGEPDDGYGTRLRKWLMSGVSYMVPFVAAGGLLIALGFAIGGYRIDEAPPVTEHFAWGQIDSWGALLFQIGGVAFGFLIPVLAGYIAYGMADRPGLVPGFVGGMIAFTINAGFLGGLVAGLLAGGVVLAIQRIDIPPVLRGIMPVVVIPLLSSMVVGFLMLVVIGKPIAEAQKAMTDWLGNLSGSNAVLLGILLGLMMCFDLGGPVNKVAYAFATAGIAVQDPSDSAMKIMAAVMAAGMVPPLGMALATTLRRTLFTPTERENGKAAWVLGASFISEGAIPFAAADPLRVIPASMAGGAVTGALTMSFGSTLRAPHGGVWVTFLIGKPFLYLLAIAAGTAVTTGLVILLKGMRRTAGEGPSAVDASEGSGAGKQPVATA; encoded by the coding sequence ATGAGCGACATGATCACGGCGGACCTGGTCGACCTCGACCTGACCGCCGACACCAAGGAGGCGGCGGCACGCGCCCTCGCCGAGCGCATGGTGGCCCTCGGCCGGGTGACCGACCTGGACGGCCTCCTCGCCGACATCGCCGCCCGCGAGGCACAGATGCCCACCGGCCTCGACGGCGGCATCGGCATCCCCCACTGCCGCAGCGCCCACGTCACCGAACCGACGCTCGCCTTCGGACGCAGCACGAACGGCATCGACTTCGGCGCCCCCGACGGCCCCGCCGACCTGATCTTCCTCATCGCCGCCCCCGCCGGAGCCGACGAAGCCCACCTCACCATCCTGTCGGCGCTGGCCCGGCAGCTCATGGACAGCACCTTCACCGGCGCGCTGCGCGCCGCCCGCGACGCGGAGTCGGCAGCCGCGCTGATCGGGGGAGAGCAGGCACCTGGGGAGGGCCGGGACGCCGAGGGTTCCACTGCGGACGCCCCGCGTCCCTTCCGTATCGTCGCCGTCACCTCCTGCCCCACCGGCATCGCCCACACCTACATGGCCGCCGAGTCCCTGGAGAACGCCGGCCGGGACGCGGGCGTCGAACTCGTCGTCGAGACCCAGGGCTCCGCCGGCTTCACCCGGCTCGACCCCGCCGTCATCGCCGCCGCCGACGGCGTGATCCTCGCCCACGACGTCGCCGTACGCGAGAAGGACCGGTTCGCCGGCAAGCCCACCGTCGACGTCGGCGTCAAAGCCGGCATCAACCGGCCGGCCGAACTCATCGCCGAGGTGCGGGAGAAGGCCGCGCGGGGAGAGGTCACGCGGGCCGCGCGGCCCGGCACCCCCGTCGAACGCGCCGGCGAACCCGACGACGGCTACGGCACCCGCCTGCGCAAGTGGCTGATGTCCGGCGTCAGTTACATGGTCCCGTTCGTCGCCGCCGGAGGCCTGCTGATCGCCCTCGGCTTCGCCATCGGCGGCTACCGGATCGACGAGGCCCCGCCCGTCACCGAACACTTCGCCTGGGGCCAGATCGACAGCTGGGGCGCCCTGCTCTTCCAGATCGGTGGCGTCGCCTTCGGCTTCCTCATCCCCGTCCTCGCCGGCTACATCGCCTACGGCATGGCCGACCGGCCCGGACTCGTCCCCGGCTTCGTCGGCGGCATGATCGCCTTCACGATCAACGCCGGATTCCTCGGCGGCCTCGTCGCAGGCCTGCTCGCCGGCGGCGTCGTCCTCGCCATCCAGCGCATCGACATCCCCCCGGTGCTGCGCGGCATCATGCCCGTCGTCGTGATCCCGCTGCTGTCCTCCATGGTCGTCGGCTTCCTGATGCTCGTCGTCATCGGCAAGCCCATCGCCGAGGCACAGAAGGCCATGACGGACTGGCTCGGCAACCTGTCCGGCTCCAACGCCGTCCTCCTCGGCATCCTCCTCGGCCTGATGATGTGCTTCGACCTCGGCGGCCCCGTCAACAAGGTCGCCTACGCCTTCGCCACCGCCGGCATCGCCGTACAGGATCCCAGCGACTCCGCCATGAAGATCATGGCCGCCGTGATGGCCGCCGGCATGGTCCCGCCCCTGGGCATGGCCCTCGCCACCACCCTCCGCCGCACCCTCTTCACCCCCACCGAACGCGAGAACGGCAAAGCCGCCTGGGTGCTCGGCGCCTCCTTCATCAGCGAAGGCGCCATCCCGTTCGCCGCCGCCGACCCACTGCGCGTCATCCCCGCCTCCATGGCCGGCGGCGCCGTCACCGGCGCCCTCACCATGAGCTTCGGCTCCACCCTGCGCGCACCCCACGGCGGCGTCTGGGTCACCTTCCTGATCGGCAAGCCGTTCCTCTACCTGCTCGCCATCGCCGCCGGTACGGCCGTCACCACCGGCCTCGTCATCCTGCTCAAGGGCATGCGCCGTACGGCGGGGGAGGGGCCTTCAGCCGTCGACGCCTCCGAGGGCAGCGGCGCGGGGAAGCAGCCCGTGGCCACCGCCTGA
- the pfkB gene encoding 1-phosphofructokinase has translation MILTVTPNPSLDRTYEVPALHRGEVIRATGERMDPGGKGVNVSRAVAAAGRRTVAVLPLGGAPGALVADLLHAQGIEVAPVPVTGATRSNIALAETDGILTKINAPGPELTAAERAHLLDAVRTQSRTADWIACCGSLPRGLAATWYADVVTRAHADGTRIALDTSGPALLEAVRARPDVVKPNAEELAQAVGRPLATVGDALKAAEQLRALGARAVLASLGADGQLLVDDAGTWYGSAHVDTVRSNVGAGDASLAGFLIAGGHGPGALASAVAHGAAAVRLPGSVMPTPADLDPTAVTVTADIPVDRVLGEPAV, from the coding sequence ATGATCCTCACCGTCACCCCCAACCCCTCCCTCGACCGCACCTACGAGGTCCCCGCACTCCACCGCGGCGAGGTCATCCGCGCCACCGGCGAACGCATGGACCCCGGCGGCAAAGGCGTCAACGTCTCCCGCGCCGTCGCCGCCGCCGGCCGCCGCACCGTCGCCGTACTGCCCCTCGGCGGCGCCCCCGGCGCCCTCGTCGCCGACCTCCTCCACGCCCAGGGCATCGAGGTCGCCCCCGTCCCCGTCACCGGAGCCACCCGCTCCAACATCGCCCTCGCCGAGACCGACGGCATCCTCACCAAGATCAACGCCCCCGGCCCCGAACTCACCGCCGCCGAACGCGCCCACCTCCTCGACGCCGTACGCACCCAGTCCCGCACCGCCGACTGGATCGCCTGCTGCGGAAGCCTCCCCCGCGGACTCGCCGCCACCTGGTACGCCGACGTCGTCACCCGGGCCCACGCCGACGGCACCCGGATCGCCCTCGACACCTCCGGACCCGCCCTGCTCGAAGCCGTACGCGCCCGGCCCGACGTCGTGAAACCCAACGCCGAGGAACTCGCCCAGGCCGTCGGGCGCCCGCTCGCCACGGTCGGGGACGCGCTCAAGGCCGCCGAGCAGTTGCGCGCGCTCGGCGCGCGCGCCGTACTCGCCAGCCTCGGCGCCGACGGGCAACTCCTCGTCGACGACGCCGGCACCTGGTACGGCAGCGCCCACGTCGACACCGTCCGCAGCAACGTCGGCGCCGGCGACGCCTCCCTCGCCGGATTCCTCATCGCCGGCGGCCACGGCCCCGGCGCCCTCGCCTCCGCCGTCGCCCACGGCGCCGCCGCCGTACGGCTCCCCGGCAGCGTGATGCCCACCCCCGCCGACCTCGACCCGACCGCCGTCACCGTCACCGCCGACATCCCCGTGGACCGCGTCCTCGGCGAGCCCGCCGTATGA
- a CDS encoding DeoR/GlpR family DNA-binding transcription regulator, with amino-acid sequence MYAPERQQAILRLARDGGRVDVLSLAEEFQVTAETIRRDLKALDRAGLVRRVHGGAIPAGRLDFEPDLSERESTAADEKDRIAKAALAELPTDGTVILDAGTTVARLAAALPLEASLTVVTHSLPTAARLADHPGIQLHLVGGRVRHRTRAAVDAWALRAYAEIRADVLFVAANGFSAEHGLTTPDLAEAAVKRAAVAAARRVVLLADSGKHGQEHFARFGDLTDVDLLITDTGLAPDTATALEHDGTEVQRV; translated from the coding sequence ATGTACGCACCGGAGCGGCAGCAGGCGATCCTCCGGCTCGCCCGGGACGGTGGGCGGGTGGACGTGCTGTCGCTGGCCGAGGAGTTCCAGGTGACCGCCGAGACCATCCGGCGGGACCTCAAGGCGCTCGACCGGGCCGGGCTCGTACGGCGCGTGCACGGCGGCGCCATCCCCGCCGGACGCCTCGACTTCGAACCGGACCTCAGCGAACGCGAATCCACCGCCGCCGACGAGAAGGACAGGATCGCGAAGGCGGCCCTCGCCGAACTCCCCACCGACGGCACCGTCATCCTCGACGCCGGCACCACCGTCGCCCGCCTCGCCGCCGCACTCCCGCTGGAAGCCTCCCTCACCGTCGTCACCCACAGCCTGCCCACCGCCGCCCGTCTCGCCGACCACCCCGGCATCCAGCTGCACCTCGTCGGCGGCCGCGTACGCCACCGCACCCGCGCCGCCGTCGACGCCTGGGCCCTGCGCGCCTACGCCGAGATCCGCGCCGACGTGCTCTTCGTCGCCGCCAACGGCTTCTCCGCCGAACACGGGCTGACCACCCCCGACCTCGCCGAAGCCGCCGTCAAACGCGCCGCCGTCGCCGCCGCCCGCCGCGTCGTCCTCCTCGCCGACTCCGGCAAGCACGGCCAGGAACACTTCGCCCGCTTCGGCGACCTCACCGACGTCGACCTGCTCATCACCGACACCGGCCTCGCCCCCGACACCGCCACGGCCCTCGAACACGACGGCACCGAAGTACAGCGAGTCTGA
- a CDS encoding toll/interleukin-1 receptor domain-containing protein yields the protein MDTDDSRHRTGVDHDWQRELVEALLDSPTLQDRSARAMLEELIGEELGRRLHLREHPTRHLQFLELVRACEAADGGLPALAQVVSLLEGHSRTSDRVSALVHGRVAETAGPPPAPQPAPLGSLPPSRSPHSSPAAQDGALDFFVSYTAVDRAWAAWIAWQLEDAGHGVLVEEWDFVPGTQWPVGMERGVTQCARTIAVLSPDYLRSVYGRQEWQAVQAADPTGLARRLVPVMVARCRPEGLLASVVHIDLVGLPMERARERLLDGVGAARAGRAKPALPPRFPG from the coding sequence GTGGACACGGACGACTCGCGCCACCGCACGGGGGTGGACCACGACTGGCAGCGGGAGCTCGTGGAGGCACTGCTCGACTCGCCGACCCTCCAGGACCGCTCGGCGCGCGCCATGCTGGAGGAGCTGATCGGGGAGGAACTGGGCCGGCGGCTTCACCTGCGCGAACACCCCACCCGTCACTTGCAGTTCCTGGAGCTGGTGCGGGCCTGCGAGGCGGCGGACGGCGGACTGCCCGCGCTCGCGCAGGTCGTGTCGCTGCTGGAGGGGCACAGCCGCACCTCGGACAGGGTCAGCGCCCTGGTCCACGGGCGCGTCGCGGAGACGGCCGGTCCACCCCCGGCGCCTCAGCCCGCGCCACTCGGTTCCTTACCGCCCTCGCGGTCCCCGCACTCCTCCCCCGCCGCTCAGGACGGCGCCTTGGACTTCTTCGTCTCCTACACCGCCGTGGATCGCGCCTGGGCGGCCTGGATCGCCTGGCAGTTGGAGGACGCGGGGCACGGTGTCCTCGTGGAGGAGTGGGACTTCGTGCCGGGCACTCAGTGGCCGGTCGGCATGGAGAGGGGCGTGACGCAGTGCGCGCGCACGATCGCGGTGCTCTCCCCGGACTATCTCCGCTCGGTCTACGGCCGCCAGGAGTGGCAGGCCGTGCAGGCCGCGGACCCCACGGGTCTGGCCCGCAGACTGGTCCCGGTGATGGTGGCGCGCTGCAGACCGGAGGGGCTGCTGGCGTCGGTCGTCCACATCGACCTGGTGGGCCTTCCGATGGAGCGGGCGCGGGAGCGGCTGCTCGACGGGGTCGGTGCCGCCCGCGCCGGCCGCGCGAAGCCGGCCTTGCCGCCCCGGTTCCCCGGCTGA
- a CDS encoding effector-associated domain 2-containing protein codes for MTWEGGGGRGRSASRIRERIEEEGQNALLSVGALRDRSARALLAEMVGESLDRRVDLREQATVPMQLLELVRFCARCPDGLSALARKLPMLEPGCPQAVLVRRLADEWTAVDSLDGLPEITDSWDFLTGTLGMLTMSHEMRTALVRAATHARVAAPPTHAENPWHDFLHMAGQGAPRDGLPPWMLYLDRSTDSMNHLLAGEVLARNRKWALRCGLAQLLDMERTQRLRSPTAPVRPHQEFLAIHITPDPLDSDSYTVSHSFMSTARGPHWEQGDALPQVPRDGLEEAVSGIVRSVEGAAGDRPADLWLEFVLPFELLNLPVDWWPRDTTESPHVPLAVDYPVVIRSLDRLQNSAWHRFWRHRWLQLSLGEPPAQSLYVHAVGGDGGHLRGLEARLGDNQQVVATVLSEPPLPGQNHGRRELEAALRSGLPVVIWHRTDRSTQEFLDVVRTLLAEGWQQLPAKVAAYRRQAAIHDGDGRDGHHPGRHLTLLWDDPDRKPVVPDGRGWP; via the coding sequence TTGACCTGGGAGGGCGGCGGGGGCCGCGGCCGTTCGGCATCGCGGATACGCGAGCGGATCGAGGAGGAGGGGCAGAACGCGCTGCTCTCGGTCGGCGCGCTGCGGGACCGGTCCGCGCGGGCCCTGCTCGCGGAGATGGTCGGCGAGTCCCTCGACCGCCGGGTCGACCTGCGTGAACAGGCCACGGTGCCGATGCAGTTGCTCGAACTGGTCCGCTTCTGCGCCCGGTGCCCGGACGGGTTGTCGGCCCTGGCCCGCAAACTGCCGATGCTGGAGCCCGGCTGCCCGCAGGCCGTGCTGGTGCGGCGGCTCGCGGACGAGTGGACGGCCGTCGACTCGCTCGACGGCCTCCCCGAGATCACCGACTCGTGGGACTTCCTCACCGGCACTCTCGGAATGCTGACGATGTCGCACGAGATGCGGACGGCCTTGGTGCGGGCGGCCACCCACGCCCGGGTGGCGGCGCCACCGACCCATGCGGAGAACCCGTGGCACGACTTCCTGCACATGGCCGGTCAGGGTGCACCGCGGGACGGTCTGCCGCCGTGGATGCTCTATCTGGACCGCAGCACCGACTCGATGAACCACCTCCTCGCCGGGGAGGTTCTGGCCCGCAACCGGAAGTGGGCGCTGCGCTGCGGTCTCGCGCAGCTCCTCGACATGGAGCGCACGCAACGGCTGCGGTCGCCGACCGCTCCGGTGCGGCCGCATCAGGAGTTCCTGGCCATCCACATCACGCCCGATCCGCTGGACAGCGATTCCTACACGGTGTCCCACTCCTTCATGTCGACGGCGCGTGGGCCGCATTGGGAGCAGGGGGACGCGTTGCCGCAGGTGCCGAGGGACGGGCTGGAGGAGGCGGTGAGCGGGATCGTCCGCTCGGTCGAGGGGGCCGCCGGTGACCGGCCCGCCGATCTGTGGCTGGAGTTCGTCCTGCCGTTCGAGCTGCTCAATCTGCCCGTCGACTGGTGGCCGCGGGACACGACGGAGAGCCCGCATGTGCCGTTGGCGGTGGACTATCCGGTGGTGATCCGCAGCCTGGACCGGCTGCAGAACAGTGCCTGGCACCGGTTCTGGCGCCACCGCTGGCTGCAGCTGTCGCTGGGTGAGCCGCCCGCGCAGTCCCTGTACGTCCATGCGGTCGGCGGCGACGGCGGTCATCTGCGCGGTCTGGAGGCCCGCCTCGGCGACAACCAGCAGGTGGTGGCGACCGTCCTGAGCGAGCCGCCGCTGCCCGGGCAGAACCATGGCCGGCGCGAGTTGGAGGCGGCGCTGCGCAGCGGGCTGCCGGTGGTGATCTGGCACCGCACGGACCGTTCGACGCAGGAGTTCCTGGACGTCGTACGGACGTTGCTCGCCGAGGGCTGGCAGCAGCTCCCGGCGAAGGTCGCCGCATATCGGCGGCAGGCCGCGATCCATGACGGCGACGGCCGCGACGGGCACCATCCGGGCCGTCATCTCACGCTGCTGTGGGACGACCCGGACCGCAAACCGGTCGTGCCGGACGGGCGGGGATGGCCATGA
- a CDS encoding ATP-binding protein, with amino-acid sequence MPPTEEPPHEQATWGVYRGTGHPGPGSEPWPDPPGRRSFGGGPLLPAPPDDPYAALLLGEGTAPLPFAPDEVDRVNAALCLRRPLLVSGEPGTGKASLAHRIGRELALGRVLHWRITSLSTLREGLFAGEGRLGPLGTALLPYRRPRVLLIDRLDRAEISLPEDLCTVLAAGGFDLPAGAGRVATDDDPDAVVTVPGGVVRCHAFPVVVITTTGERDMPFDLVRRCVVLRTRRPDVDTLRAVAARHYPPGRPGTPAPDVVDAFLERAKRAEGPVVERLLDSLHLAANGVLSAVADERGWQPAVDALWAWTAPEEP; translated from the coding sequence ATGCCGCCGACCGAAGAGCCCCCGCACGAGCAGGCCACCTGGGGTGTCTACCGGGGCACCGGCCACCCGGGTCCCGGTAGCGAGCCCTGGCCGGATCCGCCCGGCCGGCGCAGCTTCGGCGGCGGTCCGCTGCTCCCCGCGCCTCCGGACGATCCGTACGCCGCCCTGCTGCTCGGCGAGGGCACGGCCCCGCTGCCGTTCGCGCCGGACGAGGTGGACCGGGTCAACGCGGCGCTGTGTCTGCGCCGCCCGCTGCTGGTCAGCGGCGAACCCGGCACCGGCAAGGCGTCCCTGGCCCACCGCATCGGCCGTGAGCTGGCGCTCGGGCGTGTCCTGCACTGGCGAATCACCAGCCTGAGCACGCTGCGGGAGGGGCTGTTCGCCGGTGAGGGCCGGCTCGGTCCGCTGGGCACCGCGCTTCTGCCGTACCGCAGGCCCCGGGTTCTGCTGATCGACCGGCTGGACCGGGCCGAGATCTCCCTGCCGGAGGATCTGTGCACGGTGCTGGCCGCCGGTGGGTTCGACCTGCCCGCCGGTGCCGGCCGGGTCGCCACGGACGATGATCCGGACGCGGTGGTGACGGTGCCCGGCGGTGTGGTGCGCTGCCACGCCTTCCCCGTCGTGGTGATCACGACCACGGGCGAGCGGGACATGCCCTTCGACCTCGTACGGCGGTGTGTGGTGCTGCGGACGCGCCGGCCCGACGTGGACACGCTGCGGGCGGTGGCCGCGCGCCACTATCCGCCGGGCCGCCCCGGCACTCCGGCACCGGACGTCGTGGACGCCTTCCTGGAACGGGCAAAGCGCGCCGAAGGGCCGGTCGTGGAGCGGCTGCTGGACTCGCTGCATCTGGCCGCGAACGGTGTCCTGAGCGCCGTCGCCGATGAACGCGGCTGGCAGCCGGCGGTGGACGCCCTGTGGGCGTGGACGGCCCCGGAGGAGCCGTGA